One Methylocystis iwaonis genomic window, GAATGCGGGCGGCGAGCGCCACGACTTCGCCGAACCGGTCTCCGTTACGAACAACGACATCGCCGACGGCGACGCCAATGCGCAGCCGCAGCGATTGCGCCTGCCCATGGGCGGCGGCGTAGGCGCGCGTTTCCGTCTGGCACTCCAGGGCCCATTCGACGGCGTTCTGCACGCTCGGGAAGTCGATGAGCGCGCCGTCGCCCAGCATTTTGAACAGATTTCCCGCGCGGCGTGGAAGCGATTGCGTGACCACGTCCCGAAAAAAACGATCGGTGAGCGCAAGTCCGTTCTGCTCGTCGGTCTGGATCAAAAGCGTGTAGCCGACGATGTCGATCGAAGCGATGGCCGCCAGTCTTTTGCCGGCGAGCGCGGCGCGCGCCATCTTGCGACGTCGCAACAGGCCGCGTATGCGCGCCAGCATTTCCCGCATATGATAGGGCTTAGTGATATAATCGTCGGCGCCGGACTCGAGCCCGACGATGCGGTCGATGGCCGAAGCGACCGCCGTCGCGAAGATAATGCTCGTGGAGCCGCGGGCGTTGAGCCACCGCGCGAGCGACAGCCCGTCTTCGCCCGGCATGTTGATGTCCAATATGGCGAGATCGACAGCTTCGAATTCGACCATCGCGCGAAACTCAGCGACGCTCGCCGCCGCGAGGACGCGGTAGCCATTGCCCGAGAGAAATTCCGCGAGCAGCTCGCGCAGGTCCTGTTCGTCCTCGGCGATCGCAATGGTTTCCTGCATCGGCCAAATTTTCCAAAATTGTTGTTGCGACACTATAAGAGTTCTAATCTGCTACGCAAAATGCGCGGGGTCACATCTCTCTGTTGATCCTCCCGCGGATTCCGCTAGGGTTTTCGCCATGCGCGCCGAGTTTCCGGAGAATCCCGCGAGCGCCCTCTTGGCCCTGCTCGATTGGTATGCGGCCGTCGGCGTCGATCTCGCGCTTGATGACGCGCCGCACGATCGCTACGCCGATAGCGCGCGCGTAGCGTCTGCGCCGGTCGTTGGGGCGCCAGCGGCGCCGGCCCGGCGCGAGCCGCCGCCCGCCATCGCCCCCGAGACGCAAGCGGCGCGGCCACGGGTCGCCGCCATCGCCGCGCCGGACGAGGCTGTCCGCGCCGCCGAGGCCGCCGCCGCGAGCGCCAATAATCTGCAAGACCTCGCCGCCGCGCTGGCCGAATTCCCCCACGCGCCGTTCCGCGACATGGCGCAGCATTTTCTGTTCGGCGCGGGCGCGCCCGGCGCGCGGCTGATGGTTCTGGATGCGGCGCCGGGAGCGACGGAGGAGTCGACGGGCGAAGCTTTCAGCGGCCTGCAGGCGAAGCTCCTCGACAATATGCTCGCCGCGATCGGCCACAATCGCGAGAGCGCCTATCTCGCCTATGTCTCGCCCTGGCGCCCGCCTGGCGATCGAAATCTGACGCCGCCCGAGGCCGCCACTTTCGCGCCATTCGCACGCCGCCACCTGGAGCTGGCGCGCCCCGAGGTTCTGCTGCTATTCGGCGACGCCCCGGCGCGCGTCATGCTCGCGACCACTGAGCCGCTCGCGAAATTGCGCGGCAAGCCGTTCGACATCGCCAGCGGCGCGCATATGGCGCGCGCTTTCGTTTTCTCGGGGCTCGATTCGATGCTGAAGAGCCCGGCTCTGAAGCCGGCGGCGTGGCGGGATTTGCGGGCGGCGGCGGGCTCGTTGCGCGCCTAAATTACTCCCTCCCTGTCCTCCCCCGCTTCGCGACCCGCAAGCAGGGGAGGGTTGGGGAGGGGGCCTTACGCGACCGTCTTCTCGATGATATGCGCCAGGTCCGTCATGATGACGTTGAGGTCATAGTTCTTCGGCGTATAGACCGCAGCCACGCCCGACTCGAGCAGGAGCTTCTCATCCGCCGGCGGGATGATGCCGCCGACCACCAGCGGGGCCGAAACGCCCTCCTCCTTCATCAGCCGCATCACCTCATGGGCGAGCGTCACATGCGAGCCGGAGAGGATGGAAAGGCCGATGCAATGCGCGCCTTCCTTCTTCGCGGTCTCGACCAGCTCGGCCGGGGTAGAGCGAATGCCGGCGTAAATCACGTCGAAGCCGGCGTCGCGCGCGCGGACGGCGATCTGCTCGGCGCCGTTGGAATGGCCGTCGAGGCCCGGCTTGCCGACGAGGAATTTGGCGCGCTTGCCGATCTTCTGCGAGACGCGCTCGACCTCGCCGCGCACCGCGTCGAGCTGGCCGCCGACCTGGCGCGCAGTGGAGGAGACGCCCGTCGGCGCGCGATATTCGCCGAAGACGCCGCGCAGCACATTGCCCCATTCGCCGGTCGTCACGCCCGCCTTTGCGGCGGCGATCGACGGCTCGACCATGTTGCGGCCTTCCTTGGCGGCGCGGACAAGCTCGTCGATGGCGGCCTGCGCCGCCTTGTTGTCGCGGGCCTCGCGCCAGGCGTTCAGCCGTGCGATCTGCTCGGTCTCTACACCCTCCGGCACGACCATGATCGAATCTTCGCCCGTGGCGAGCGGCGACGGCTCGGTCGAGGTGAATTTGTTGACGCCGACGACAGTCTGCTCGCCCGCCTCGATCGCCTCGAGACGCGCGGTGTTGGATTCGACGAGCTTCGATTTCATGTAGCCAATCTCGACCGCCGCCGCCGCGCCGCCCAGCGCGTCGATCTTCTTCAGCTCGGCCTTGGCCTCTTCCTTCAGCTCGGCGACCTTGCGGGCGATCTCGGGATTGCCGTCGAAGATGTCGCCATATTCCAGAAGGTCAGTCTCATAGGCCATGATCTGCTGCATGCGCAGCGACCATTGCTGATCGAAGGGACGCGGCAGGCCGAGCGCCTCGTTCCAGGCCGGAAGCTGCACGGCGCGGGCGCGGGCGTTCTTGGAGAGAACCACCGCCAGCATTTCGATGAGAATGCGATAGACGTTGTTTTCCGGCTGCTGCTCGGTCAGGCCAAGCGAATTGACCTGCACGCCATAGCGGAAGCGGCGCAGCTTCTCATCCTTCACGCCATAGCGGTCGCGGGTAATCTCCTCCCACAGCTCGGTGAAGGCGCGCATCTTGGAGAGTTCCGTGACGAAGCGCATGCCGGCGTTGACGAAGAAGGAAATGCGGCCGACGACCTGGCCGAAGTCCGCCTCGGAAAGGCCGGCGGCCTTCACGCCGTCGAGGATGGCCACGGCGGTGGCCAGCGCATAGGCGAGCTCCTGGGCCGGCGTCGCGCCCGCTTCCTGCAGATGGTAGGAGCAGACGTTCATCGGGTTGAATTTGGGGCATTCCTTCGTGGTGAAGAGAATGAGGTCCTGCGTCAGGCGCAGCGACTGCTTCGGCGGGAAGACATAAGAACCGCGCGACAGATATTCCTTGATGATGTCGTTCTGCGTCGTGCCCTGCAGCTTTACGCGCGGCGCGCCTTGTTCTTCAGCGGCCGCAATGTAAAGCGCCATCAGCCACACGGCTGTGGCGTTGATGGTCATCGACGTGTTCATCTCGGCCAGAGGAATGCCGTCGAAGAGCGCGCGCATGTCGCCCAGATGCGAGACCGGCACGCCGACCTTGCCGACCTCGCCGCGCGAGAGGATGTGGTCGCTATCGTAGCCGGTCTGGGTCGGCAGGTCGAAGGCGATGGAGAGGCCCGTCTGGCCCTTGGCGAGATTGGAGCGATAGAGCCGGTTCGACGCCTCG contains:
- a CDS encoding response regulator translates to MQETIAIAEDEQDLRELLAEFLSGNGYRVLAAASVAEFRAMVEFEAVDLAILDINMPGEDGLSLARWLNARGSTSIIFATAVASAIDRIVGLESGADDYITKPYHMREMLARIRGLLRRRKMARAALAGKRLAAIASIDIVGYTLLIQTDEQNGLALTDRFFRDVVTQSLPRRAGNLFKMLGDGALIDFPSVQNAVEWALECQTETRAYAAAHGQAQSLRLRIGVAVGDVVVRNGDRFGEVVALAARIQEAAPAGSVMISDVARAMTRGKIRGDFVARRHALKNIAEPMELWLHEGPSAAIAASASNGESAVR
- a CDS encoding protein meaA; this translates as MNDKSAEKTRNAGRDKPWMFRTYAGHSTAEASNRLYRSNLAKGQTGLSIAFDLPTQTGYDSDHILSRGEVGKVGVPVSHLGDMRALFDGIPLAEMNTSMTINATAVWLMALYIAAAEEQGAPRVKLQGTTQNDIIKEYLSRGSYVFPPKQSLRLTQDLILFTTKECPKFNPMNVCSYHLQEAGATPAQELAYALATAVAILDGVKAAGLSEADFGQVVGRISFFVNAGMRFVTELSKMRAFTELWEEITRDRYGVKDEKLRRFRYGVQVNSLGLTEQQPENNVYRILIEMLAVVLSKNARARAVQLPAWNEALGLPRPFDQQWSLRMQQIMAYETDLLEYGDIFDGNPEIARKVAELKEEAKAELKKIDALGGAAAAVEIGYMKSKLVESNTARLEAIEAGEQTVVGVNKFTSTEPSPLATGEDSIMVVPEGVETEQIARLNAWREARDNKAAQAAIDELVRAAKEGRNMVEPSIAAAKAGVTTGEWGNVLRGVFGEYRAPTGVSSTARQVGGQLDAVRGEVERVSQKIGKRAKFLVGKPGLDGHSNGAEQIAVRARDAGFDVIYAGIRSTPAELVETAKKEGAHCIGLSILSGSHVTLAHEVMRLMKEEGVSAPLVVGGIIPPADEKLLLESGVAAVYTPKNYDLNVIMTDLAHIIEKTVA
- a CDS encoding uracil-DNA glycosylase translates to MRAEFPENPASALLALLDWYAAVGVDLALDDAPHDRYADSARVASAPVVGAPAAPARREPPPAIAPETQAARPRVAAIAAPDEAVRAAEAAAASANNLQDLAAALAEFPHAPFRDMAQHFLFGAGAPGARLMVLDAAPGATEESTGEAFSGLQAKLLDNMLAAIGHNRESAYLAYVSPWRPPGDRNLTPPEAATFAPFARRHLELARPEVLLLFGDAPARVMLATTEPLAKLRGKPFDIASGAHMARAFVFSGLDSMLKSPALKPAAWRDLRAAAGSLRA